In one Zymobacter palmae genomic region, the following are encoded:
- the tssH gene encoding type VI secretion system ATPase TssH: MNLKSLFAKLNDVTREAMEEALGLCLARRQYEAHIEHWLYTLLGREDSDLVHVMQHCGVSLDALAHELDDNIETFRTGNANAPSLSPMIVTLIEKAWVIASIEQEVAAVRSGHLLLALLDDRQLRRDLVRRVPSLDELSADALRHEFSAATEGSAENGVAPFSVAVAADGSESAPRRGNGKTPALDQFTIDLTERARAGHIDPVLGREQEVRQMVDVLTRRRQNNPILTGEAGVGKTAVVEGLALRIVNGDVPRPLQNVELRTLDLGLLQAGAGVKGEFEERLKNVIEETKRSLHPIILFIDEAHTLIGSGNKEGQGDAANLLKPALARGELRTIAATTWAEYKKYFEKDAALARRFQVIKVDEPTEEVAIDMLRGLIGRMRDHHKVEILDEAIEQAVRLSHRYITGRQLPDKAVSVLDTACARVALGQSAQPGALEDARRRLDNLDTERQQLEYEQARGAHHDARLAELAEIRAGVQQQVEVLNARWQAQCEAVERWNELNQRLNALDAQDNGRDELMAELGQAREALETIQERDPLVHAHVDGNTVGAVISAWTGIPLGKMVRDEMSTVQQLPSLLGERVIGQDHALAEIGKRIAISRAKLEDPNKPIGVFLLLGPSGVGKTETALSLADTLYGGERNVITINMSEYQEAHTVSSLKGAPPGYVGYGEGGVLTEAVRRKPYSVVLLDEVEKAHPDVLELFFQVFDKGVMDDGEGREINFRNTVIILTSNVGTDHMMKRCLNVDTLPVPQSLVDEMRPLLNDVFKPAFLGRLNIVPYFPIQKDVLRNIVALKLERLRKRVKRNHNAAFHYAPELVDFIAERCVTADSGARDIDNFMTGHLMPELAEHVLARMADDTPIEQLVIGVNEEEGTLDYQLS; this comes from the coding sequence GTGAATCTCAAATCACTGTTCGCCAAGCTCAATGACGTAACCCGCGAAGCGATGGAAGAAGCGCTAGGGCTATGTCTGGCACGACGCCAGTATGAAGCACACATCGAACACTGGCTGTACACGCTGCTGGGGCGAGAAGACAGCGACCTCGTTCATGTCATGCAGCACTGTGGCGTTTCGCTTGATGCGCTAGCGCATGAACTGGATGACAACATCGAGACGTTCCGCACGGGCAATGCCAATGCTCCGTCACTGTCGCCGATGATCGTCACTTTGATTGAAAAAGCGTGGGTCATCGCGTCCATCGAACAGGAAGTGGCCGCCGTGCGTTCCGGCCATCTGCTGCTGGCACTACTGGATGACCGACAGCTGCGCCGTGATCTGGTACGTCGCGTACCGTCTCTGGATGAGCTCAGCGCCGATGCGCTGCGTCACGAATTCTCTGCGGCGACCGAAGGCAGTGCTGAGAACGGCGTCGCGCCGTTCAGCGTTGCAGTGGCGGCGGACGGCAGTGAAAGCGCGCCGCGTCGCGGCAATGGCAAGACGCCAGCACTTGATCAGTTCACGATCGACCTGACGGAGCGCGCTCGTGCGGGACATATCGACCCCGTGCTGGGCCGCGAGCAGGAAGTGCGTCAGATGGTCGATGTACTGACGCGTCGTCGCCAGAACAACCCGATTCTGACCGGTGAGGCTGGGGTCGGTAAAACCGCTGTGGTGGAAGGGTTGGCGCTGCGCATTGTCAACGGCGACGTACCCCGACCACTGCAGAATGTTGAACTGCGCACGCTCGACCTAGGCCTGTTGCAGGCGGGGGCAGGTGTAAAAGGGGAGTTCGAGGAGCGCCTCAAGAACGTGATCGAAGAGACCAAGCGTAGCCTGCACCCCATCATTCTGTTTATTGATGAAGCGCACACGCTGATCGGTAGTGGTAACAAAGAAGGCCAAGGCGATGCGGCCAACCTGCTGAAGCCGGCGCTGGCACGTGGTGAGCTGCGGACCATCGCCGCCACAACCTGGGCGGAGTACAAAAAATACTTCGAGAAGGATGCGGCGCTGGCACGTCGCTTCCAGGTCATCAAAGTGGATGAACCGACGGAAGAGGTCGCCATCGACATGCTGCGTGGTCTGATCGGCCGCATGCGTGACCACCACAAGGTGGAAATCCTTGATGAAGCCATTGAGCAGGCGGTACGCCTCTCTCATCGCTATATCACGGGACGCCAGTTGCCCGATAAGGCGGTCAGTGTGCTGGATACCGCTTGCGCTCGCGTAGCGCTGGGGCAATCGGCCCAGCCCGGTGCCCTCGAAGATGCGCGTCGCCGCCTCGACAATCTTGATACCGAGCGTCAGCAGCTTGAATACGAGCAGGCTCGCGGTGCGCATCATGACGCGCGGTTGGCTGAGCTGGCCGAAATACGTGCGGGCGTGCAGCAGCAGGTCGAAGTGCTCAATGCGCGCTGGCAAGCGCAGTGCGAAGCGGTCGAACGCTGGAATGAACTCAACCAGCGACTCAATGCACTGGATGCACAGGACAACGGTCGCGATGAGCTGATGGCCGAACTGGGTCAGGCCCGCGAGGCGCTGGAAACCATTCAGGAACGCGATCCTCTGGTACATGCACACGTCGATGGCAACACCGTCGGCGCGGTCATCTCCGCGTGGACAGGCATCCCGCTTGGCAAGATGGTCCGCGATGAAATGAGCACCGTGCAGCAGCTGCCGAGCCTGCTGGGCGAGCGCGTCATTGGGCAGGACCACGCATTAGCCGAGATCGGCAAACGTATCGCTATCTCGCGCGCCAAGTTGGAAGATCCCAATAAGCCCATCGGTGTTTTCCTGTTGCTGGGGCCGAGCGGTGTCGGTAAGACCGAAACGGCGCTGTCGCTGGCCGACACGCTGTACGGTGGTGAACGTAATGTGATCACCATCAACATGTCCGAATATCAGGAAGCGCACACCGTATCGAGCTTGAAAGGCGCGCCTCCCGGTTACGTCGGCTACGGCGAAGGTGGTGTGCTGACCGAGGCCGTGCGTCGCAAGCCGTACAGCGTCGTACTGCTGGATGAAGTTGAAAAAGCGCATCCCGATGTGCTCGAACTGTTCTTTCAGGTGTTCGACAAAGGGGTGATGGATGACGGCGAAGGGCGCGAAATCAACTTCCGCAACACCGTCATCATCCTGACTTCCAACGTTGGCACGGATCACATGATGAAACGCTGCTTGAACGTCGACACGCTGCCGGTACCGCAGAGTCTGGTCGATGAGATGCGTCCGCTGCTGAACGATGTGTTCAAGCCTGCCTTCCTTGGTCGTCTCAACATCGTGCCGTACTTCCCGATCCAGAAGGACGTGCTGCGCAATATCGTCGCGCTCAAGCTAGAACGGCTGCGTAAGCGCGTGAAACGCAATCATAATGCGGCTTTCCACTATGCCCCTGAGCTGGTGGACTTCATCGCTGAGCGTTGTGTCACGGCGGACAGCGGGGCGCGCGACATCGACAACTTCATGACTGGACATCTGATGCCAGAGCTGGCCGAGCACGTGCTGGCCCGCATGGCAGACGATACGCCGATCGAGCAGTTGGTCATCGGTGTGAATGAAGAAGAGGGAACGCTGGATTACCAGCTGAGTTAG
- the tssE gene encoding type VI secretion system baseplate subunit TssE encodes MTRRLVPTLLDRLLDDTPHQRVEAQPWRLCSLDDYKQSVVRDLEVMVNTRRELLSESLDFYPALQGSVLEYGLPDFIGKGVHSTEDRQLIQRQLELAIERGDHRFRNVRVILADETKQSRMLRFRVEALLVLVDVTRPISFDAVLQVNTQEYKVQNLS; translated from the coding sequence ATGACTCGTCGACTGGTACCTACGCTGCTTGATCGTCTACTGGACGATACCCCGCATCAGCGAGTGGAGGCCCAACCGTGGCGCCTCTGCTCTCTGGACGATTATAAGCAGAGCGTGGTGCGTGATCTGGAAGTTATGGTCAATACGCGCCGCGAGCTGCTGTCGGAGTCGCTTGATTTCTATCCCGCGCTGCAGGGGTCTGTTCTGGAGTACGGCCTGCCCGATTTCATCGGCAAGGGCGTGCACAGCACGGAAGACCGTCAGCTCATCCAGCGCCAGCTGGAACTGGCGATTGAGCGCGGGGACCATCGGTTTCGCAACGTGCGAGTCATTCTGGCTGACGAGACCAAGCAGTCACGTATGCTGCGCTTCCGGGTCGAGGCGTTGCTAGTGCTGGTAGATGTCACGCGACCGATTTCGTTCGATGCCGTACTGCAGGTCAATACGCAAGAATACAAGGTACAGAATCTCTCATGA
- the tssB gene encoding type VI secretion system contractile sheath small subunit, which translates to MARESTQQKLSRVRAPRVHITYDVEVGDAREQKELPFVVGVVGDYAGNPLTPPPKLKDRKFVSIDRDNFNSVLKGTKPRLTYRVNNTLTNDGTQLPIELNFTSLEDFEPQNVVKQVEPLRKLLEVRNKLADLRNKMGGNDKLEELLMDVLQNPEKLRTLGAEFGSEAAAGDTDQEQD; encoded by the coding sequence ATGGCTAGAGAAAGTACACAGCAGAAATTGAGCCGCGTACGTGCACCGCGCGTACACATCACTTACGACGTGGAAGTCGGGGATGCACGGGAACAGAAAGAACTGCCTTTCGTTGTCGGTGTGGTAGGGGACTACGCTGGCAACCCGCTGACGCCGCCGCCGAAACTCAAGGACCGCAAGTTCGTCAGCATCGACCGTGACAATTTCAATAGCGTCCTGAAAGGCACCAAGCCGCGTCTGACGTACCGCGTTAATAACACGCTGACCAATGATGGTACGCAACTGCCGATCGAGCTCAACTTCACGTCGCTCGAAGACTTCGAACCGCAGAATGTGGTCAAGCAGGTCGAACCTCTGCGCAAGCTGCTTGAAGTTCGCAACAAGCTGGCAGATCTGCGCAACAAGATGGGCGGCAACGACAAGCTCGAAGAGTTGCTGATGGACGTGCTGCAGAATCCTGAGAAGCTTCGCACGCTGGGTGCTGAATTCGGTAGCGAAGCAGCCGCTGGCGATACGGATCAAGAACAGGACTGA
- the tssG gene encoding type VI secretion system baseplate subunit TssG: protein MATQVRGTAPGLIDQARAEPYRFSFFQLVRLLRLYYSRAGRMDPEIRPHDDPLRFRTLLSLGFPASEVHDLDFENPQRQSAWGEALTSIEVTFLGLVGPSGVLPRPYTEMLIDRHIQYRDDGAHAFMDMFSHRMTALFYEAWQKYRFHIEYERHGSADVETYLLNLLGFAPSQVKQLKTPASGSVRRELFGFFSGMLAQRPRNRLNLEAMLGFYFEVPCKVRPFCGQWLDVPREQRTRLGGQHARLGQSAMLGRRVWDYQSCVRIEVGPLDLDQFRRFMPDQPAHAELVSLARLYLGVECDIEIELALAAEHIPAPRLGAQVGNVRLGWLGWLKNKTRAGQQDGRATFRISFDGATS, encoded by the coding sequence ATGGCCACCCAGGTCAGGGGAACTGCCCCTGGTCTGATCGACCAGGCGCGCGCAGAGCCTTATCGTTTCAGCTTCTTTCAGCTGGTCAGGCTGCTGCGACTGTATTACAGCCGAGCGGGGCGCATGGACCCCGAAATTCGGCCTCATGATGATCCGCTGCGCTTTCGTACGTTGCTGTCGCTGGGGTTCCCAGCCAGTGAAGTGCACGATCTTGATTTCGAGAACCCGCAGCGGCAGTCAGCGTGGGGTGAAGCGCTGACCTCCATCGAGGTCACCTTCCTTGGCTTGGTCGGGCCGTCCGGCGTACTGCCGCGGCCGTATACCGAGATGCTGATCGATCGGCATATTCAATACCGCGATGACGGGGCACATGCCTTTATGGACATGTTCTCTCATCGCATGACGGCACTGTTCTATGAAGCGTGGCAGAAGTATCGCTTTCATATCGAATACGAACGCCATGGCAGTGCCGACGTCGAGACCTATCTGCTCAATCTGCTGGGGTTCGCGCCGTCGCAGGTGAAGCAGCTCAAGACACCTGCTTCGGGTTCGGTTCGGCGTGAGCTGTTCGGGTTCTTCTCCGGCATGCTGGCGCAGCGCCCGCGCAACCGCCTCAATCTGGAGGCGATGCTCGGGTTTTATTTCGAAGTACCTTGCAAGGTCAGACCGTTCTGCGGGCAGTGGTTGGATGTCCCGCGGGAACAGCGTACTCGGTTGGGGGGACAGCATGCGCGGCTGGGACAGTCAGCCATGCTGGGACGTCGAGTATGGGATTACCAGTCGTGCGTCAGGATTGAGGTGGGACCACTTGACCTTGACCAGTTCCGGCGTTTTATGCCCGATCAGCCTGCACATGCAGAGCTGGTATCGCTAGCCCGTCTGTATCTGGGGGTGGAATGCGATATCGAGATTGAGCTGGCGCTGGCCGCTGAGCACATTCCGGCACCGCGCTTGGGCGCGCAGGTTGGCAACGTGAGACTGGGCTGGTTGGGCTGGCTGAAAAACAAGACGCGCGCTGGTCAGCAGGACGGACGCGCAACATTCAGGATTTCCTTTGACGGAGCTACATCGTGA
- a CDS encoding copper resistance protein NlpE N-terminal domain-containing protein, whose amino-acid sequence MSSWHGLMRFDTGFFGGKRGMNARFITAIAACVLFLSGCAGHDKPAEQTITYDPVMRFKGTLACSDCTAIGADLSLYQDIQTGEPKGYVLNETHVDAPGGNFTSTSWGEWSKDLQPQPPVYRLVVKSSTVRTTERAFELKGDVLSPLEDHDSEHAHELRRMAPLAPVK is encoded by the coding sequence ATGTCGTCATGGCATGGCCTGATGCGCTTCGACACAGGTTTTTTTGGGGGTAAACGAGGCATGAATGCCCGCTTTATAACTGCTATTGCTGCGTGCGTACTTTTCCTGTCCGGCTGTGCCGGTCATGACAAGCCCGCAGAGCAGACCATCACGTATGACCCCGTCATGCGCTTCAAAGGTACGCTGGCGTGCAGCGACTGCACGGCTATCGGTGCCGATCTCTCCCTTTATCAGGATATTCAGACCGGTGAGCCCAAGGGCTATGTTCTGAATGAAACTCATGTCGACGCGCCTGGCGGCAACTTCACGTCTACCTCATGGGGTGAATGGTCCAAGGACCTTCAACCGCAGCCGCCGGTCTATCGCCTTGTCGTCAAGTCTTCCACTGTCCGTACCACCGAACGCGCCTTCGAATTGAAAGGGGACGTTCTGAGCCCGTTGGAAGATCACGACAGCGAGCATGCACATGAGCTCAGGCGAATGGCTCCCTTGGCACCCGTGAAGTAG
- the tssC gene encoding type VI secretion system contractile sheath large subunit — translation MSDKEQQVHVETLDAEPEVFAPPASLLDSIISESRVARSETERERTRDLIGELVSQVLEGEVTPSKDLIAVLDARIADIDALLSEQMNEVMHANEFQQMEASWRGLKYLVDQTETGTSMKIQMLNASKKELIRDFKSASEFDQSALFKKVYEEEYGTFGGAPFGMLIGDYEFSRSPEDMYLLEEASHVAAAAHAPFISAASPELFGWDSFTDMAGPRDLSKIFDTVEYAKWKSFRNSEDSRYVGLTCPHVLGRLPYGPETTPVEEFNFVENTDGRDHNKYLWMNAAYALGARVTDAFAKYGWCVAIRGVEGGGLVEGLPTHTFETDDGEVALKCPTEIAITDRREKELSDLGFIPLVHCKGTDYAAFFGTQSTQKQKSYNTDLANANARLSAQLQYIFATSRIAHYMKAIMRDKTGSFASRKQVEQELNTWLSQYVLLDDSASQEAKAQYPLREARVEVAEVPGKPGVYKAVTYLRPHYQLDELTASLRLVAELPQGARS, via the coding sequence ATGAGTGACAAGGAACAGCAGGTTCACGTCGAAACCCTCGATGCCGAACCGGAAGTCTTTGCCCCACCGGCGTCGCTGCTGGACAGCATCATCTCCGAAAGCCGTGTCGCACGCTCCGAAACTGAACGCGAGCGTACTCGCGATCTGATTGGTGAGCTGGTCTCTCAGGTGCTGGAAGGTGAAGTAACTCCCAGCAAGGACCTGATCGCTGTGCTGGATGCACGTATCGCCGATATTGATGCGCTGTTGTCCGAGCAGATGAACGAAGTCATGCACGCCAATGAGTTCCAACAGATGGAAGCTTCGTGGCGTGGTCTGAAATACCTTGTGGATCAGACCGAAACCGGCACCAGCATGAAAATCCAGATGCTGAACGCCTCCAAAAAAGAACTGATTCGTGACTTCAAATCAGCCTCCGAGTTTGACCAGAGCGCGCTGTTCAAGAAGGTCTACGAAGAAGAATACGGTACCTTCGGTGGTGCGCCGTTCGGCATGCTGATTGGGGATTACGAGTTTTCTCGTTCTCCAGAAGATATGTATCTGCTGGAAGAGGCTTCCCACGTGGCGGCTGCCGCTCACGCGCCGTTCATTTCGGCAGCGTCTCCGGAGCTGTTTGGCTGGGATAGTTTCACCGACATGGCTGGGCCGCGCGATCTGTCGAAGATCTTCGATACGGTTGAATACGCCAAGTGGAAGTCCTTCCGCAATTCCGAAGATTCTCGCTATGTCGGCCTGACTTGCCCGCACGTACTGGGTCGTCTGCCCTACGGGCCGGAAACCACCCCTGTCGAAGAGTTCAACTTTGTTGAAAACACCGATGGTCGCGACCACAACAAGTACCTGTGGATGAACGCCGCGTATGCGTTGGGGGCTCGCGTGACCGATGCGTTTGCCAAGTACGGTTGGTGTGTCGCTATTCGTGGCGTCGAGGGTGGTGGTCTGGTTGAAGGGTTGCCGACGCACACGTTCGAGACTGATGACGGTGAAGTGGCGCTCAAATGCCCGACCGAAATCGCGATCACCGATCGTCGTGAGAAAGAACTGTCCGATTTGGGCTTCATTCCGCTCGTGCACTGCAAGGGCACCGACTACGCCGCTTTCTTCGGTACGCAGTCCACGCAGAAGCAGAAGTCCTACAACACTGATCTGGCCAACGCCAATGCTCGCCTGTCCGCGCAGCTGCAGTACATCTTCGCGACGTCACGCATTGCGCATTACATGAAAGCGATCATGCGCGACAAGACCGGTAGCTTTGCATCTCGCAAGCAGGTCGAGCAGGAGCTGAATACGTGGTTGTCCCAATACGTACTGTTGGACGACAGCGCGAGTCAGGAAGCCAAGGCACAGTATCCGCTGCGTGAAGCGCGCGTCGAAGTGGCTGAAGTACCGGGCAAACCGGGTGTCTACAAAGCCGTGACGTATCTGCGTCCTCACTATCAGCTCGACGAGCTGACGGCGTCTCTGCGTCTGGTGGCTGAGCTGCCGCAAGGGGCGCGTAGCTAA
- a CDS encoding LysR family transcriptional regulator: MSTARPQRFSGLKGYIDRRMTIKHLRILTAIARYGKLSEAAHSLNTTTSNVSKTLKEIDEFIGERLFVRHNGMFKETERSRHLLTLANDIFSAMDRTKERLDQHPPLHPHTTIMIGYYRTLMSGRAHTLWNKLVLTERSSSVMLTRLSPSDLRHQENSRQDFDIILSSSDLRPFLHFPEWHLITRPLQDLVFMTSEQHRTAPPRSFFLPACSESVNQVLTHYIHKYFPDHESISYYDSLHSILEVLEHPGACIAAERLDSQQIAQSVPIRVIQSMNHHGLHYQAALNVGLLERKGLLDDIDALLREIAIAEQGS, encoded by the coding sequence ATGAGCACAGCACGCCCCCAGAGGTTCAGTGGCTTAAAGGGCTACATCGACCGCAGAATGACCATCAAGCACCTTCGCATACTGACGGCTATTGCTCGCTACGGAAAACTGTCCGAAGCAGCACACAGCCTCAATACGACCACCTCCAACGTTTCGAAGACACTGAAGGAAATCGACGAATTCATTGGCGAGCGTTTATTCGTTCGTCATAACGGCATGTTCAAAGAAACCGAGCGTTCGCGGCACCTGCTCACACTGGCCAACGATATCTTTTCGGCCATGGATCGCACCAAGGAGCGACTTGATCAGCATCCACCGCTTCATCCCCATACCACGATCATGATCGGCTATTACCGCACGCTGATGAGCGGCCGCGCCCACACGCTATGGAACAAACTAGTGCTGACAGAGCGCTCGTCCAGCGTGATGCTGACACGTCTGTCTCCCAGCGACCTGCGCCATCAAGAGAACTCACGGCAAGATTTCGACATCATCCTGTCCAGCAGCGACCTGCGCCCTTTCCTGCATTTTCCGGAATGGCATCTCATCACGCGCCCGCTGCAGGATCTCGTCTTTATGACCAGTGAGCAGCATCGCACAGCTCCGCCGCGCAGCTTCTTTCTGCCGGCCTGCTCGGAAAGCGTCAACCAAGTACTGACGCACTACATCCACAAATACTTTCCCGATCACGAATCCATCAGCTATTACGATTCGCTTCACTCTATCCTCGAAGTACTGGAACATCCAGGCGCCTGCATCGCCGCAGAGCGGCTCGATAGCCAGCAGATAGCACAGTCGGTTCCTATCCGGGTGATCCAGTCCATGAATCACCACGGCCTGCACTATCAGGCCGCTCTCAATGTCGGGCTGCTTGAGCGCAAGGGTCTACTGGATGATATAGATGCACTGCTACGCGAGATCGCCATCGCCGAGCAGGGAAGCTGA
- the tssF gene encoding type VI secretion system baseplate subunit TssF — MMLDDLLPYYEREMSHLRFLGQEFAREYPKIAARLQLEEDNCEDPHVERMIEAFAFLSARIHRKLDDDFPEIVQAFLEVLYPHYLRPTPSLSIVELDPGANSNLTARYDVPRHTELQSHPVDGTVCRFRTCYDVTLWPLRMARSEFSLLERSVFNGHDKDWVAQLSLQFETFQNVQLGKLGLDRLRLFIDGESTLMHHLYELLFNNVARASIFVHDGQREREIRLPPDALKPVGFQPDEGMIDYSERSFIGYRLLHEYFTFPDKFMFVDITGLDRALSGINAQRFEIRLAFSDYEQGDRLVRLAQNVNRNTFRLGCTPIANLFPQRAEPIKLTHTRPEYAVIPDVRHQHGVEIISIDRVIRVKKTGRNDELSVCHPFFEPRGSDMERNHQSYWLTRRVPTARETVEGTDLYLRLVDRELELLGASSDTLSLTLTCSNRDLPQMMSFGNEHGDFSLSQTQVVSAIRCLRKPTESVRAPLGKGMIWRLVSHLSLNHMSLTSRGREALLEMLSLYNYRDTLATRKQINGITDIASAPTLTRIGHPRPNFVRGTAITLEMDESQFTGSGIFLFGMVLDHFFGQYCSVNSFTQLTLRSRQRERSVVTWPPRSGELPLV; from the coding sequence ATGATGCTGGACGATCTGCTTCCTTATTACGAGCGGGAAATGTCGCATCTGCGTTTTCTCGGGCAGGAATTCGCACGCGAATACCCGAAGATCGCGGCGCGTCTCCAACTCGAAGAAGACAACTGTGAAGATCCGCACGTCGAACGCATGATTGAGGCCTTTGCCTTTCTATCGGCGCGCATTCATCGCAAGCTGGACGATGACTTTCCCGAGATCGTTCAGGCCTTTCTGGAGGTGCTGTACCCGCACTACCTGAGGCCTACGCCTTCACTGTCGATTGTGGAACTCGACCCCGGTGCCAACAGCAACCTGACGGCGCGTTATGACGTGCCGCGTCACACTGAACTTCAGTCTCATCCTGTTGATGGCACGGTCTGTCGGTTCCGTACCTGCTACGACGTGACGCTGTGGCCGCTGCGCATGGCGCGTTCGGAGTTCTCACTGCTGGAACGCTCGGTCTTTAATGGCCATGACAAGGACTGGGTAGCGCAGCTGTCGCTGCAGTTCGAGACTTTTCAAAACGTTCAGCTGGGCAAGCTCGGGCTTGATCGTTTACGGCTGTTTATCGACGGTGAAAGCACGTTGATGCATCACCTGTACGAGCTGCTGTTCAACAACGTGGCGCGCGCATCGATCTTCGTCCATGACGGGCAGCGCGAGCGTGAAATTCGCTTGCCACCGGATGCGCTGAAACCCGTGGGTTTCCAGCCGGATGAAGGGATGATTGACTACAGCGAGCGTTCCTTTATCGGCTATCGCCTGCTGCACGAGTACTTCACCTTCCCTGATAAGTTCATGTTCGTGGACATTACCGGGCTGGATCGGGCGCTCAGCGGTATCAATGCCCAGCGCTTCGAGATCCGGCTGGCGTTTTCGGATTACGAGCAGGGCGATCGTCTGGTGCGTCTGGCGCAGAACGTCAACCGCAACACGTTCCGCTTGGGCTGTACGCCGATCGCCAACCTGTTCCCGCAGCGTGCAGAGCCCATCAAGCTGACTCATACGCGGCCTGAATATGCGGTCATTCCCGACGTGCGTCATCAGCATGGGGTCGAAATCATTTCTATCGACCGCGTTATTCGGGTGAAGAAGACAGGACGCAATGATGAGCTGAGTGTGTGCCATCCCTTCTTCGAGCCGCGCGGCAGCGATATGGAGCGCAATCACCAGAGCTATTGGTTGACGCGTCGCGTACCGACCGCGCGGGAAACGGTGGAAGGAACCGATTTGTATCTTCGACTGGTTGATCGTGAGCTTGAGCTGTTGGGAGCGTCCAGCGATACGCTGAGCCTGACCCTGACCTGTAGCAATCGCGATTTGCCTCAGATGATGTCGTTCGGTAACGAGCACGGTGATTTCTCTCTGAGCCAAACGCAGGTGGTGTCGGCAATTCGATGCCTGCGCAAGCCGACCGAATCGGTACGTGCGCCGCTGGGCAAGGGGATGATCTGGCGGCTGGTGTCTCACTTATCGCTGAACCATATGTCGCTGACTTCCCGTGGGCGGGAAGCGCTGCTGGAAATGCTGTCGCTGTACAACTACCGCGACACGCTGGCCACGCGCAAGCAGATCAACGGGATCACCGATATCGCGAGTGCCCCCACGTTGACGCGCATCGGCCACCCACGTCCCAACTTCGTTCGCGGTACCGCCATCACGCTGGAAATGGATGAAAGCCAGTTCACGGGGAGCGGCATTTTCCTGTTTGGCATGGTGCTGGATCATTTCTTCGGGCAGTACTGCTCGGTCAACAGCTTCACGCAGCTGACGCTTAGAAGTCGGCAACGAGAAAGGAGTGTCGTGACATGGCCACCCAGGTCAGGGGAACTGCCCCTGGTCTGA